A segment of the Candidatus Microthrix subdominans genome:
GCCCGAAGCAACCGACGCAGCGGGGCTGGTACCCGCCGACGATGACCGGGAGACACCGTGGCCCCAGAAACGATGACGCCGACCGAGCAGTCTGCGGGTCACACCGCCCCCGACACAGTGGCGGAGGCCTCGATCGACGGCGCAGCGGCGCCGCTGGTCGAGGACGAGCTGTTGGTGGAGGAAGTCTCCATCGACGGCATGTGCGGGGTGTACTGATCCCCGCCGACTCCGTTGAGGTTGGTGTTGATGTCGCTGGGGACGCCGACGCTGACCCTGGCGTCGAGACCGAGGTCGATCTCGACGACGCCTGGGCACTCAACCCTCGTGTATCGCTGCGTCCCGAACGTTTTGGGGCACTGGCCTATCACTTCGGCAATCGTCGGCTGTCGTTCCTTCGGCACCCGGATCTGGTCCGCGTCGCCGAGGGACTGGCCGATGCCGATACCGTCGCCGAGGCACTCCGTACTGCCGGCGTTGCCGAGGCCCGCTGGCCGTCGTTCCAGCGCGCACTGACCACGCTGGCCGCTTCGGACATGGTGGTCAGGCGTCCCGCATCCAATGAAGTTCAACCGAGTGGGGAATCCGATGAGTGACCTGACCGTCCCAATGACCCTCGGCCGCAGCGCGCCGGCCGTCGCCGACCAGCCGCCGTCGGCCACGCGCAGCCTCACCGACGACTTCAAGTCCGGCCTGGAGGCACCGATCTGCCTCACCTGGGAGCTGACGTACGCCTGCAACCTGGCGTGTCGGCACTGCCTGAGCTCATCGGGCCGCCGCAACCCGGCGGAGCTGAGCACCGAGGAGTGCTTCGGCGTTGTCGACGAGCTGCAGCGCCTCGGCGTGTTCTACGTCAACCTCGGCGGCGGCGAGCCGATGCTGCGGCGCGACTTCTTCGACATCGTCAACTACTCGACCGACCACCAAGTGGGCGTCAAGTTCTCGACCAACGGCACCTACATCGACGCGTCGGCCGCCCGGCGATTGGCCAGCATGGACTACCTCGACATCCAGGTGTCGATCGACGGCGCCACCGAGGCGGTCAACGACAACGTTCGCGGCGACGGTAGCTTCGCCTCCGCCCGGGCGGCCATGGACCACCTGGCGGCCGCCGACTTTGGCGCCTTCAAGATCTCGGTGGTCGTCACCCGCCAGAACGTCGACCAGCTCGACGACTTCCGGGCGATCGCCGACGAGCACGGCGCCCAGCTGCGCATCACACGCCTGCGACCCTCCGGCCGCGGCGCGGACACGTGGGACGAGCTACACCCAACCCAGGCTCAGCAGCGCGACCTGTACCACTGGCTGCTCGATCGGCCCGACGTGCTCACCGGCGACTCGTTCTTCCACCTCAACGCCCTGGGCTCCGAGCAACTGCCGGGGCTGAACCTGTGCGGGGCCGGGCGGGTCGTGTGCCTGATCGACCCGATCGGCGACGTGTACGCCTGCCCCTTCGTGATTCACGACGAGTTCCTCGCCGGCAACGTGCGCGATGCGGGTGGCTTCACCGGCGTGTGGAAGGGCTCGGACCTGTTTACGTCGCTGCGCGAGCCCACCTCGGCCGGCGCCTGCGCCAGCTGCGGCGCCTACGACGCCTGCCAGGGCGGCTGCATGGCCTCCAAGTTCTTCGTCGGCCTCGAGATGGACGACCCCGATCCCGAGTGCGTGCTCGGCCACGGCGAGACCCTGCTGGAACAGAAGCGGGCCTCGGGCCAGCTGGTCGGCGCCTCGGCACCGCCTCGCCCCAGCCAGGATCACAGCCGGCCTGGCGCCACCGTGCCGGTCAGCATCGCCACCCGGGGGTAGGCCTGGCCGGGCGGTCGCCTTGTTCCACCCTCGGGCCGCACTATCCCATC
Coding sequences within it:
- the mftC gene encoding mycofactocin radical SAM maturase (MftC is a radical SAM/SPASM enzyme that catalyzes the first two steps in biosynthesis of the electron carrier mycofactocin from the terminal Val-Tyr dipeptide of the precursor peptide MftA.); the encoded protein is MTLGRSAPAVADQPPSATRSLTDDFKSGLEAPICLTWELTYACNLACRHCLSSSGRRNPAELSTEECFGVVDELQRLGVFYVNLGGGEPMLRRDFFDIVNYSTDHQVGVKFSTNGTYIDASAARRLASMDYLDIQVSIDGATEAVNDNVRGDGSFASARAAMDHLAAADFGAFKISVVVTRQNVDQLDDFRAIADEHGAQLRITRLRPSGRGADTWDELHPTQAQQRDLYHWLLDRPDVLTGDSFFHLNALGSEQLPGLNLCGAGRVVCLIDPIGDVYACPFVIHDEFLAGNVRDAGGFTGVWKGSDLFTSLREPTSAGACASCGAYDACQGGCMASKFFVGLEMDDPDPECVLGHGETLLEQKRASGQLVGASAPPRPSQDHSRPGATVPVSIATRG
- the mftB gene encoding mycofactocin biosynthesis chaperone MftB (MftB, a small protein, is a peptide chaperone that assists the radical SAM enzyme MftC in performing two modifications to the C-terminal Val-Tyr dipeptide of the mycofactocin precursor peptide, MftA. MftB's role is analogous to the role of PqqD in the biosynthesis of PQQ, a cofactor that derives entirely from a Tyr and a Glu in the precursor PqqA.), with the protein product MPADSVEVGVDVAGDADADPGVETEVDLDDAWALNPRVSLRPERFGALAYHFGNRRLSFLRHPDLVRVAEGLADADTVAEALRTAGVAEARWPSFQRALTTLAASDMVVRRPASNEVQPSGESDE
- the mftA gene encoding mycofactocin precursor (Mycofactocin is a small molecule electron carrier derived from the final two amino acids, Val-Tyr, of MftA, the mycofactocin precursor. It plays a role in redox homeostasis and the metabolism of alcohols and aldehydes in Actinobacteria, including Mycobacterium tuberculosis.), whose protein sequence is MAEASIDGAAAPLVEDELLVEEVSIDGMCGVY